The following are encoded in a window of Candidatus Zixiibacteriota bacterium genomic DNA:
- a CDS encoding type II secretion system GspH family protein, which translates to MNKERGFTLIELLIVMAIMGVLTLSVVNLYGAISKLEKERATRKEMEEIKKSIINYYEKNLVLPLPDSNYVLPVNALELPPSAQTDENYKNKYYAYVATNQGDPFEDLKVDGRTIGTTAAVLISSGRNLRFEQENATLSDGTYTQKSTDEDFDDILIYISQSELEASISWRRQIEEELAILNQAALILAANDDDEDGFVDEDSTDPSGNWDGVTNWGLVTSVSSLTQAGLVMDADKTVDPWGVKYLWDATTHEFYSSGPDKEDNGGLGDDISI; encoded by the coding sequence ATGAATAAAGAGAGAGGTTTTACTTTAATAGAGTTATTAATCGTTATGGCGATTATGGGAGTGCTTACCTTATCAGTGGTTAATCTTTATGGTGCGATTAGCAAACTGGAGAAAGAAAGGGCCACCAGAAAAGAGATGGAGGAGATAAAAAAATCGATTATCAATTACTACGAAAAGAACCTGGTTTTGCCATTACCGGACTCAAATTACGTTCTGCCGGTAAATGCTTTGGAACTACCTCCTTCAGCTCAGACCGATGAGAACTACAAAAATAAATATTATGCCTATGTGGCGACCAACCAGGGTGACCCATTTGAAGATTTGAAAGTCGATGGCAGGACCATCGGAACTACTGCCGCAGTTTTAATCTCTTCTGGAAGAAATCTTAGATTCGAACAGGAGAATGCAACTCTTTCTGATGGCACATATACTCAGAAGAGTACAGACGAAGACTTCGATGATATTTTGATATATATCTCCCAATCTGAGCTGGAAGCCTCCATATCCTGGAGAAGACAGATTGAGGAAGAACTCGCTATATTAAACCAGGCCGCCTTGATCCTGGCAGCCAATGACGATGATGAAGATGGTTTTGTAGATGAGGATTCTACAGACCCGTCCGGTAACTGGGATGGGGTAACAAATTGGGGGTTAGTAACCAGTGTTTCTTCCTTAACTCAGGCCGGGCTGGTAATGGATGCGGATAAGACTGTTGATCCCTGGGGAGTTAAATATCTCTGGGATGCTACTACTCATGAGTT